One genomic region from Anopheles bellator chromosome 2, idAnoBellAS_SP24_06.2, whole genome shotgun sequence encodes:
- the LOC131210735 gene encoding TBC1 domain family member whacked isoform X2, producing MATSSKNADTVSVCSTTSAFSTCPDRHGFYGGNQFSEKPKKETLTREQTIAREKKWIHMTTHWSEYMNNNYKKVRERCRKGIPEALRQKAWFLLTGANHLMVKFPNHYRQLVAQPGNPHIIDEIRKDQHRQFPHHEMFIDDDKPGQKELFNVLKAYSVYNPNVGYCQAQAPIAAFLLMQLPAEQAFWCFVAICDKYLENYFTPGLEMLQRDAGMLNRLLKKTSPAAYRHLQKHNVDPLLYMTDWFLCAMTRTLPWDTLLRVWDCFLCEGVRIFFKVALVIIGATLGPQKVRSQCNGLCETLAVLRSPPKKFLEEDFIMHHIFRLNITIDDFNREHKKQEMLHRKAKLEQQKTQQQQHGNGASNGTNSLARNAA from the exons ATGGCAACC TCAAGCAAAAACGCGGACACCGTGTCCGTCTGTTCGACCACCAGTGCCTTCTCGACGTGCCCCGATCGGCACGGATTCTACGGTGGCAATCAGTTTTCGGAGAagcccaaaaaagaaacgctaACGCGCGAGCAAACGATCGCGCGCGAAAAGAAGTGGATCCACATGACCACGCACTGGTCGGAGTATATGAACAACAACTACAAGAAG GTGCGCGAACGTTGCCGAAAAGGTATTCCGGAAGCTTTGCGCCAGAAAGCGTGGTTTCTGCTGACCGGAGCCAACCATCTGATGGTGAAGTTCCCGAATCACTACCGGCAGCTTGTCGCCCAACCCGGCAACCCACACATTATCGATGAAATACGCAAGGATCAGCACCGGCAGTTTCCACACCACGAAATGTTCATCGATGACGATAAACCGGGCCAGAAGGAGCTCTTCAACGTGCTGAAAGCGTACTCGGTGTACAATCCGAACGTTGGCTACTGTCAGGCGCAAGCACCGATCGCGGCCTTTCTGCTGATGCAACTCCCGGCTGAGCAAGCGTTCTGGTGCTTTGTCGCCATCTGCGATAA GTATCTTGAAAACTACTTCACACCCGGACTCGAAATGCTACAGCGAGACGCGGGCATGTTGAATCGATTGTTGAAGAAAACGTCACCTGCCGCGTACCGACACCTACAGAAGCACAACGTAGATCCACTCCTCTACATGACCGATTGGTTCCTTTGTGCGATGACTCGCACCCTTCCCTGGGACACGCTATTGCGCGTGTGGGATTGCTTCCTGTGCGAGGGCGTCCGAATCTTCTTCAAGGTAGCGCTCGTAATAATTGGTGCGACACTAGGACCGCAGAAGGTTCGCTCGCAGTGCAACGGGCTATGCGAAACGCTTGCCGTGCTGCGATCGCCACCAAAAAAGTTCCTCGAGGAGGACTTTATTATGCACCACATTTTCCGGTTGAACATTACAATCGACGACTTCAATCGTGAACACAAGAAGCAAGAAATGCTACACCGAAAGGCGAAACTTGAACAgcagaaaacacaacaacagcagcacgggAACGGAGCGTCCAATGGTACCAACAGTCTGGCCAGGAATGCGGCGTAG
- the LOC131210735 gene encoding TBC1 domain family member whacked isoform X1 codes for MAMSPTSNSSASATSVSLLNRQSSKNADTVSVCSTTSAFSTCPDRHGFYGGNQFSEKPKKETLTREQTIAREKKWIHMTTHWSEYMNNNYKKVRERCRKGIPEALRQKAWFLLTGANHLMVKFPNHYRQLVAQPGNPHIIDEIRKDQHRQFPHHEMFIDDDKPGQKELFNVLKAYSVYNPNVGYCQAQAPIAAFLLMQLPAEQAFWCFVAICDKYLENYFTPGLEMLQRDAGMLNRLLKKTSPAAYRHLQKHNVDPLLYMTDWFLCAMTRTLPWDTLLRVWDCFLCEGVRIFFKVALVIIGATLGPQKVRSQCNGLCETLAVLRSPPKKFLEEDFIMHHIFRLNITIDDFNREHKKQEMLHRKAKLEQQKTQQQQHGNGASNGTNSLARNAA; via the exons ATGGCGATGTCTCCCACGTCGAACAGCAGCGCTTCGGCGACGTCCGTTTCGCTGCTGAACCGACAGTCAAGCAAAAACGCGGACACCGTGTCCGTCTGTTCGACCACCAGTGCCTTCTCGACGTGCCCCGATCGGCACGGATTCTACGGTGGCAATCAGTTTTCGGAGAagcccaaaaaagaaacgctaACGCGCGAGCAAACGATCGCGCGCGAAAAGAAGTGGATCCACATGACCACGCACTGGTCGGAGTATATGAACAACAACTACAAGAAG GTGCGCGAACGTTGCCGAAAAGGTATTCCGGAAGCTTTGCGCCAGAAAGCGTGGTTTCTGCTGACCGGAGCCAACCATCTGATGGTGAAGTTCCCGAATCACTACCGGCAGCTTGTCGCCCAACCCGGCAACCCACACATTATCGATGAAATACGCAAGGATCAGCACCGGCAGTTTCCACACCACGAAATGTTCATCGATGACGATAAACCGGGCCAGAAGGAGCTCTTCAACGTGCTGAAAGCGTACTCGGTGTACAATCCGAACGTTGGCTACTGTCAGGCGCAAGCACCGATCGCGGCCTTTCTGCTGATGCAACTCCCGGCTGAGCAAGCGTTCTGGTGCTTTGTCGCCATCTGCGATAA GTATCTTGAAAACTACTTCACACCCGGACTCGAAATGCTACAGCGAGACGCGGGCATGTTGAATCGATTGTTGAAGAAAACGTCACCTGCCGCGTACCGACACCTACAGAAGCACAACGTAGATCCACTCCTCTACATGACCGATTGGTTCCTTTGTGCGATGACTCGCACCCTTCCCTGGGACACGCTATTGCGCGTGTGGGATTGCTTCCTGTGCGAGGGCGTCCGAATCTTCTTCAAGGTAGCGCTCGTAATAATTGGTGCGACACTAGGACCGCAGAAGGTTCGCTCGCAGTGCAACGGGCTATGCGAAACGCTTGCCGTGCTGCGATCGCCACCAAAAAAGTTCCTCGAGGAGGACTTTATTATGCACCACATTTTCCGGTTGAACATTACAATCGACGACTTCAATCGTGAACACAAGAAGCAAGAAATGCTACACCGAAAGGCGAAACTTGAACAgcagaaaacacaacaacagcagcacgggAACGGAGCGTCCAATGGTACCAACAGTCTGGCCAGGAATGCGGCGTAG